In Dysgonomonadaceae bacterium zrk40, one genomic interval encodes:
- a CDS encoding phospho-N-acetylmuramoyl-pentapeptide-transferase gives MLYYLFDYLDTLNFPGAGMFQYVMFRSAMAVIFSLLIGIFVGKRIIDKLQQKQVGETIRNLDLEGQYSKRGTPTMGGVIIILSILLSTLLFGKLENIYIILMLVSTVWLGLLGFADDYIKVFKKDKEGLKGKFKIVAQVGLGLIVGLTLYFSPDAVVRENMEVRVNNVIEEVTYQTEDVKTTSTTIPFMKNNNFDYRWLVSWMGDYADEAVWVVFILMVILIVTAVSNSANLTDGLDGLTSGSSAIIGVALGILAYVSGRVDFASYLNIMHIPGSDELMVFASAFVGACVGFLWYNAYPAQVFMGDTGSLTLGGIIGVFAVLIHKELLLPILCGVFFVEALSVIAQVTYFKYTKKKYGAGRRIFKMTPLHHHYQKPGDGSIDAFFQRPFAPLAEPKIVSRFWLVGMILAVLALATLKMR, from the coding sequence ATGCTCTACTATCTATTTGACTATCTCGACACGCTTAACTTCCCCGGGGCGGGCATGTTCCAGTATGTGATGTTCCGTTCGGCCATGGCTGTCATCTTCTCTCTGCTCATAGGCATCTTTGTGGGCAAGAGAATCATCGACAAGCTGCAGCAGAAACAGGTTGGCGAGACCATACGGAACCTCGACCTGGAGGGTCAGTACAGTAAACGGGGCACTCCCACCATGGGCGGGGTGATCATCATCCTCTCCATCCTGTTATCCACACTGCTATTCGGTAAGCTCGAGAACATCTACATCATCCTGATGCTTGTCAGCACAGTCTGGCTAGGCCTGCTGGGCTTCGCAGACGATTACATCAAGGTGTTCAAGAAAGATAAGGAGGGTTTGAAGGGTAAGTTCAAGATTGTAGCACAAGTAGGTCTGGGCCTGATTGTGGGTCTCACGCTATACTTCAGTCCCGATGCGGTGGTACGGGAAAATATGGAGGTGCGGGTCAACAACGTCATTGAAGAGGTTACCTACCAGACCGAAGATGTGAAAACCACCAGTACCACCATTCCCTTCATGAAGAACAACAACTTCGACTACCGCTGGTTGGTGAGCTGGATGGGCGATTATGCCGACGAGGCAGTCTGGGTGGTCTTCATCCTGATGGTGATTCTGATCGTCACCGCCGTCTCCAACAGTGCCAACCTGACCGACGGCCTCGACGGACTCACCTCTGGCTCCTCTGCCATCATCGGGGTGGCTCTCGGAATCCTGGCCTATGTTTCGGGCCGTGTCGACTTTGCTTCCTACCTCAACATCATGCACATCCCCGGCAGTGATGAACTGATGGTGTTCGCCTCTGCCTTCGTGGGAGCATGTGTCGGCTTTCTATGGTACAACGCCTACCCGGCACAGGTTTTCATGGGCGATACCGGCAGTCTCACCCTGGGTGGTATCATCGGCGTCTTTGCCGTGTTGATTCACAAAGAGTTGCTGCTGCCAATCCTATGTGGTGTCTTCTTCGTGGAGGCACTCTCCGTGATTGCACAGGTCACCTACTTCAAGTATACCAAAAAGAAATATGGGGCCGGACGACGCATCTTCAAGATGACACCGCTGCACCACCATTACCAGAAACCGGGTGACGGCAGCATCGATGCCTTCTTTCAAAGGCCCTTTGCCCCACTGGCAGAGCCCAAGATCGTAAGCCGTTTCTGGCTCGTGGGAATGATACTGGCTGTGCTGGCACTGGCCACGCTGAAGATGAGATGA
- a CDS encoding UDP-N-acetylmuramoyl-L-alanyl-D-glutamate--2,6-diaminopimelate ligase produces MRLSSLIETCKILSLRGNEAAEITTVTSDSRQVEPGALFVAVEGICTDGHSYIGKAIEKGALVVVYDKPMIEEYFSRVTYVQVENSAVALAHIAAAWHGHPSRQLKLVGVTGTNGKTTIATLLWQLFRNRGYAAGLISTVANYVDGEKYPTTHTTPDPLTLNAFLRRMVDAGCEFAFMEVSSHAIHQKRVDALHFAGGIFTNLTQDHLDYHKNMLEYRNVKKLFFDNLPEDAFALTNLDDKNGPVMLQNSRADKKSYSVKGMADFKARIFEKHFNGTDIEINGKELVVQFVGVFNVYNLLAIYGAALLLGLPEEEVLRELTLLQPVAGRFQTVPSPKGFTAIVDYAHTPDALSNVLNAIHEVLGSRGQIITVVGCGGNRDRTKRPIMAREAAERSDKVLLTSDNPRFEEPEDILRDMIEGLTEDQRQAALTIVERREAIKTACALAQEGDVVLIAGKGHEDYQEIKGVKHHFDDREEVEKIFSSHRNP; encoded by the coding sequence ATGAGACTCTCCTCACTGATTGAAACATGCAAAATCCTTTCCCTTCGCGGAAACGAAGCGGCAGAGATCACCACCGTCACTTCCGACTCACGCCAGGTGGAGCCGGGGGCACTCTTCGTTGCGGTTGAGGGAATCTGTACCGATGGTCATTCCTATATCGGTAAAGCCATTGAAAAAGGTGCCCTGGTCGTTGTGTACGACAAACCGATGATCGAGGAGTATTTTTCACGAGTGACCTATGTGCAGGTGGAGAACAGTGCCGTAGCATTGGCACACATTGCCGCTGCCTGGCATGGTCATCCCTCACGGCAGCTCAAGCTGGTGGGAGTGACCGGCACCAACGGCAAGACAACCATCGCCACCCTTCTCTGGCAGCTCTTCCGCAACAGGGGGTATGCCGCGGGACTCATCTCAACGGTAGCCAACTATGTGGATGGTGAAAAGTATCCCACCACCCACACCACCCCCGATCCGCTCACCCTGAATGCCTTTCTAAGACGCATGGTGGATGCGGGATGTGAGTTTGCCTTCATGGAGGTGAGCTCACATGCCATCCATCAGAAACGGGTCGATGCCCTTCATTTTGCCGGCGGTATCTTCACCAATCTCACGCAGGATCATCTTGATTATCACAAGAATATGTTGGAGTACCGTAACGTGAAGAAGCTCTTCTTCGACAACCTGCCGGAGGATGCTTTTGCACTCACCAACCTGGACGACAAAAACGGCCCGGTCATGCTGCAAAACAGTCGTGCCGACAAAAAAAGCTACTCTGTGAAAGGGATGGCCGATTTTAAGGCTCGCATTTTCGAGAAGCATTTTAACGGTACCGATATCGAGATTAACGGCAAGGAGCTGGTGGTGCAGTTTGTGGGGGTCTTCAACGTGTACAACCTGCTGGCTATTTATGGTGCTGCGCTGCTGTTGGGATTGCCTGAAGAGGAGGTCTTGCGTGAGCTCACCCTCTTGCAACCTGTTGCAGGCCGTTTTCAAACAGTCCCCTCCCCAAAGGGATTCACCGCCATTGTCGACTATGCCCATACCCCCGATGCGCTGAGCAATGTGTTGAATGCCATTCACGAGGTGCTGGGGAGTAGGGGGCAGATCATCACGGTGGTAGGGTGCGGCGGCAACCGCGATCGCACCAAGCGACCCATCATGGCACGTGAGGCTGCTGAACGGAGTGACAAGGTGTTGCTCACCTCCGACAACCCGCGGTTCGAAGAACCGGAAGATATCCTGCGTGACATGATTGAAGGACTCACCGAGGATCAGCGGCAGGCCGCGCTCACCATCGTGGAGCGGCGTGAAGCGATCAAGACCGCCTGTGCCCTGGCGCAGGAGGGTGATGTGGTGCTCATTGCCGGTAAGGGACATGAGGACTACCAGGAGATAAAGGGGGTGAAACATCACTTCGACGACAGGGAGGAGGTGGAGAAGATTTTCTCTTCCCACCGCAATCCGTAA
- a CDS encoding transpeptidase family protein, which produces MNEKNEQNKKVKKVALARYGLIVSFLLLFAVMILFTASRLAFSSEGKRWREVGEKETVIRDRVILPERGSIYTHDGRLLATTEPLYSIYMDFWADGMKKDTLYKYVGELSLALAKKFPDRTASQYKSVILNGWKMREEEQRQIEENRKRGIDKRVPIRSRYVKILRGDISYVDLKEVRTYPFWNQRSNRSGLIAEERNARKKPFGNLATRTVGNVFRDVEKGGASGLELKYDSLLRGVQGVKFRQKIQGKWMDVVEKPAEAGWDIVTTLDAEIQDITERALRDKLTETEAESGTAIIMEVKTGEIKGIANLDRMSNGNYAEGNPNAFSYMNEPGSTFKTVTAMVALDDGVITPTDSFHVGNGLFQYNRRWVRDHYWRRGQDRGYLTVAEGLAVSSNVVMSKIALKGYEDNPKKFVEGIDRIGLRKQLKWDVPLKGIEGTSSIRFPDDKSNYWSKTTLPWMSFGYEAQVPPIYMLMFYNGIANGGRMIKPFIAKEFVKDGKVIEKIEAEVVNTKICKPNTLQLIHEMLVGVVEEGTAKVVASDYFQVAGKTGTAQIASGGGYGGYYVSFCGYFPAEEPMYTIFVGIRKPKGVPSGGGMAGMVFKNIAEQTYIRKVQLTVDDCPVDSLLHKEPSLKHGNWDQNRKLLTLLGLRAGEMEESAEWVKVKKDSVAYLPQPLPLNRSLVPDVRGMGARDALYLLEEAGLRVYLSGAGRVVSQSITPGSRLVKGVTIAITLK; this is translated from the coding sequence ATGAACGAGAAGAATGAACAGAACAAGAAAGTAAAGAAAGTGGCGTTGGCACGCTATGGCCTGATCGTCTCCTTCCTGCTGTTGTTCGCCGTGATGATACTTTTCACGGCAAGCCGTCTTGCGTTCAGCTCAGAAGGAAAGAGATGGCGTGAGGTGGGAGAGAAAGAGACGGTGATACGCGACCGGGTGATCCTGCCGGAGAGAGGCAGCATCTATACCCATGATGGCAGGCTACTGGCTACAACCGAACCGCTATACAGCATATACATGGATTTCTGGGCAGATGGGATGAAGAAAGATACACTTTACAAGTATGTGGGTGAGCTCTCCCTGGCACTGGCGAAAAAATTTCCTGATCGCACCGCCTCGCAATACAAGAGTGTGATTCTCAACGGTTGGAAGATGCGCGAAGAGGAACAGCGACAGATAGAAGAGAACCGGAAAAGGGGCATCGACAAGCGGGTGCCCATTCGGTCGCGCTACGTGAAGATCCTGCGCGGTGACATCTCTTATGTTGATCTCAAGGAGGTGCGTACCTATCCCTTCTGGAATCAGCGCTCCAACCGCAGCGGACTGATTGCAGAAGAGCGGAACGCGCGCAAGAAACCCTTTGGCAACCTGGCTACACGAACCGTGGGCAACGTCTTCAGGGATGTTGAAAAAGGAGGAGCCAGCGGTCTCGAACTGAAATATGATTCGCTTTTGCGTGGTGTTCAGGGGGTGAAGTTTCGCCAGAAGATACAGGGCAAATGGATGGATGTGGTGGAGAAACCTGCCGAAGCAGGCTGGGACATCGTCACCACCCTCGATGCCGAGATACAGGATATCACCGAGCGGGCCCTCAGGGACAAGCTGACAGAGACTGAGGCCGAATCGGGTACCGCCATCATCATGGAGGTGAAAACGGGAGAAATCAAGGGGATTGCCAATCTCGACCGCATGAGCAACGGAAACTATGCCGAAGGAAACCCCAATGCATTTTCCTACATGAATGAACCGGGATCCACCTTCAAAACGGTGACCGCCATGGTGGCACTGGACGATGGAGTGATCACCCCCACTGACTCATTTCACGTGGGCAACGGGTTGTTCCAATACAACCGGCGATGGGTAAGAGACCATTATTGGCGACGGGGTCAGGATCGTGGTTATCTCACTGTTGCCGAGGGATTGGCCGTTTCTTCGAACGTGGTGATGAGCAAGATTGCTTTGAAAGGGTATGAGGATAATCCGAAGAAGTTTGTGGAGGGGATCGATCGCATCGGCCTGCGGAAACAGTTGAAGTGGGATGTTCCTCTCAAGGGGATTGAAGGTACTTCCTCCATCCGTTTCCCCGACGACAAGAGCAACTACTGGTCGAAGACCACCCTCCCCTGGATGTCATTCGGATACGAGGCACAGGTGCCTCCCATCTACATGCTGATGTTCTACAATGGCATTGCCAATGGCGGCAGAATGATCAAACCATTTATCGCGAAGGAGTTCGTGAAAGATGGCAAGGTGATTGAGAAGATAGAAGCAGAGGTGGTAAACACGAAGATATGTAAACCGAACACGCTGCAGCTAATTCATGAGATGCTGGTAGGTGTGGTTGAAGAGGGAACAGCCAAGGTTGTTGCATCCGACTACTTCCAGGTTGCCGGCAAGACAGGCACCGCACAGATTGCATCCGGCGGCGGGTACGGTGGTTACTACGTCTCCTTCTGCGGATACTTCCCTGCCGAGGAACCAATGTACACCATCTTTGTGGGGATACGCAAACCAAAGGGTGTTCCTTCAGGTGGCGGTATGGCGGGCATGGTCTTCAAGAACATTGCCGAACAGACCTACATCCGAAAGGTACAGCTTACTGTGGATGATTGCCCCGTGGACTCGTTGCTCCATAAGGAGCCCTCTCTGAAGCATGGTAACTGGGATCAAAACCGCAAGTTGCTTACCCTCCTGGGACTGCGGGCCGGTGAAATGGAAGAATCGGCTGAGTGGGTGAAGGTGAAGAAAGACAGTGTCGCATATCTGCCACAACCCTTGCCACTGAACCGATCGCTGGTACCCGATGTGCGTGGCATGGGAGCCCGTGATGCCCTCTACCTTCTCGAAGAGGCAGGATTAAGGGTGTATCTCAGTGGTGCAGGCAGGGTGGTATCACAATCCATCACCCCCGGAAGCAGGCTGGTAAAAGGGGTGACTATCGCAATCACATTAAAATAA
- the rsmH gene encoding 16S rRNA (cytosine(1402)-N(4))-methyltransferase RsmH, with the protein MQESEAYHIPALLAESVEGLQIAPSGVYLDVTFGGGGHSREILKHLGPNGRLIAFDQDEDAARNTLDDPRFQLVRSNFRFLKNFLRYYGIDEVDGVLADLGVSSHHFDDSERGFSFRFEGDLDMRMNRDAGKRAADILNDYPSEKLADLFYRYGELRNARAIAAAIVSYRASAPIVTTGQLLDILQPFTGRDKEKKMLAQAFQALRIEVNGEMEALGEMLQRSLEMLKPGGRMSVISYHSLEDRMVKNFFRSGNFEGKLVKDFFGNVETPFELVNRKVIVPSEEEQRINPRSRSAKLRIAKKIGADDLNHIK; encoded by the coding sequence ATGCAGGAGAGTGAAGCATATCATATACCGGCTCTGCTTGCCGAAAGCGTCGAAGGATTGCAGATTGCACCCTCGGGAGTCTATCTTGACGTTACTTTTGGAGGTGGGGGGCATTCGCGTGAGATATTGAAGCATTTGGGGCCCAATGGTCGTTTGATTGCCTTCGACCAGGATGAGGATGCGGCACGAAACACCCTTGACGACCCGCGCTTTCAGCTGGTCAGGAGTAATTTTCGTTTTCTGAAAAATTTCCTTCGTTACTACGGTATTGATGAGGTGGATGGTGTGCTGGCCGATCTCGGGGTCTCCTCGCACCATTTTGATGATTCGGAGCGGGGTTTCTCTTTTCGCTTTGAGGGCGATCTGGATATGCGCATGAACCGCGATGCGGGAAAACGTGCAGCTGATATCCTGAACGACTACCCTTCCGAGAAACTTGCCGATCTCTTCTACCGCTACGGGGAGTTGAGGAATGCAAGAGCAATCGCAGCTGCAATTGTGTCATACAGGGCATCTGCGCCGATTGTTACCACAGGGCAGTTGCTTGACATCCTGCAACCCTTCACCGGCAGAGACAAAGAGAAGAAGATGCTGGCCCAGGCATTTCAGGCGCTGCGCATAGAGGTGAACGGAGAGATGGAGGCCCTGGGCGAGATGTTGCAACGCTCCTTGGAGATGTTGAAACCCGGTGGTCGCATGAGCGTGATCTCCTATCACTCGCTTGAGGACAGGATGGTGAAGAATTTCTTCCGCAGCGGTAATTTTGAGGGGAAGCTGGTGAAAGATTTTTTCGGCAACGTAGAGACTCCCTTTGAGCTGGTGAACCGCAAGGTGATTGTCCCCTCGGAAGAGGAACAGCGGATTAATCCCCGCTCCAGAAGTGCCAAGCTGAGGATTGCAAAGAAGATTGGTGCTGACGACCTAAACCATATAAAATGA
- a CDS encoding division/cell wall cluster transcriptional repressor MraZ: MIQFLGNMEARADAKGRIFVPAIFRKRLQSEGEEFLVLRKDIFQDCLVLYPGSVWEKEVELLRSRLNKWNREQQQLFRQFVLDAEKLELDANGRVLIPKRYLRMVSIDTDVRFLGVDETIELWAKEKLEKPLVEPEEFASRLQQLMEYKP; the protein is encoded by the coding sequence TTGATCCAGTTTTTGGGAAATATGGAAGCCAGGGCCGATGCAAAGGGAAGGATCTTTGTGCCGGCAATCTTTCGCAAGCGTTTGCAGAGCGAGGGAGAGGAATTTCTGGTGCTCCGGAAAGATATTTTTCAGGATTGCCTGGTGCTCTATCCCGGTAGTGTGTGGGAGAAAGAGGTGGAGCTACTGCGTAGCAGGCTCAACAAATGGAACCGCGAACAGCAGCAACTATTCCGGCAGTTTGTGCTGGATGCAGAAAAGCTGGAGCTGGATGCCAATGGTCGGGTGCTGATTCCGAAGCGTTACCTGCGAATGGTATCTATCGATACCGACGTTCGTTTTCTCGGAGTGGATGAGACCATCGAACTTTGGGCGAAAGAGAAGCTTGAGAAGCCCCTGGTGGAGCCGGAAGAGTTCGCATCGAGGTTGCAGCAGCTGATGGAGTACAAACCCTGA
- a CDS encoding 1-acyl-sn-glycerol-3-phosphate acyltransferase: MNQHSAFRIDLDKILRGKAPKHYRKIPRFLISYLKRIVHQEDINGILERNSGLEGVPFMHALVEKEFNLTLKLKGEENIPSEGRFVFASNHPLGGLDGICLSSVVGDKFNGKIKYLVNDILYYIDPLKPIFVPINKYGSQAKTSAKAINEAYESDNQVITFPAGLCSRKTGGEIMDLEWMKNFIIKAVEFQRDVIPVHFEGKNSRFFYNLANLRKASGIKFNFELVYLPDEMYKNSNQTFTITFGKPIPWQTFDKSKTAAEWAQFVKEEVYSLK, translated from the coding sequence ATGAACCAACACAGTGCATTCAGGATTGATCTTGATAAGATTTTACGTGGCAAGGCCCCGAAACATTACAGGAAAATCCCCCGATTTTTGATCAGCTATCTCAAACGCATTGTCCACCAGGAGGATATCAACGGCATCCTGGAGCGAAACAGTGGCCTGGAGGGTGTTCCCTTTATGCATGCACTGGTAGAGAAAGAGTTCAACCTGACGTTGAAACTGAAAGGCGAAGAGAACATCCCTTCAGAAGGAAGATTTGTGTTTGCCTCCAACCACCCGTTGGGCGGCCTTGATGGTATTTGCCTCTCATCCGTGGTAGGAGATAAGTTCAACGGAAAAATCAAATATCTGGTCAATGATATCCTCTATTACATCGATCCGCTGAAACCTATTTTTGTCCCCATCAACAAGTACGGATCGCAAGCCAAAACATCGGCTAAAGCAATCAACGAAGCTTATGAATCTGACAACCAGGTAATCACATTCCCGGCGGGGCTCTGTTCCCGTAAAACAGGTGGTGAGATCATGGACCTGGAGTGGATGAAGAACTTCATCATCAAGGCGGTGGAGTTTCAACGGGATGTAATACCCGTTCACTTTGAGGGGAAGAATTCACGTTTCTTTTACAATCTGGCGAACCTGCGCAAGGCATCAGGCATCAAGTTCAATTTCGAGTTGGTCTATCTCCCCGATGAGATGTACAAGAACAGTAACCAAACGTTCACCATCACCTTTGGCAAACCCATACCCTGGCAAACGTTCGACAAAAGTAAAACAGCAGCCGAATGGGCACAGTTCGTTAAAGAGGAGGTCTATTCACTGAAGTGA